From Chloroflexota bacterium, one genomic window encodes:
- the guaA gene encoding glutamine-hydrolyzing GMP synthase, with the protein MNSIAILDFGSQYSQLIARRVREQHVYCELHPWNTRPARVLAANPKGFILSGGPASVYAAHAPQISAYIFESGLPILGICYGMQALTHALGGKVAPAPQQEYGLAHVRVLHPNKLLPPGEARVWMSHGDRIDQLPQGFATLAESDNSPVAAMGDAERGYYGVQFHPEVHHTPEGPELLRRFVTEICGAAPDWTPDSIIEDSIQRIRAQVGKKRVLSAVSGGVDSSVATALAHRAIGDQLDAVFVDNGLLRKDEAAGVVTTFRENLGVRLHPINAIEEFMEALRGITEPEKKRCIIGEKFIRIFEAQAQKLGAPPFLVQGTIYPDVVESSAPDRAQGQRIKSHHNVGGLPEEMQFKLVEPLRYLFKDEVRAVGESLGLPAELVWRQPFPGPGLAVRCLGEITWERLERLRAADAIFTGELETAGLLRISPPLLAKHPRRGLGEGPGVRGTSQAFAVLLPVQSVGVMGDQRTYQEAVALRAVTTEDFMTADWAQLPHDLLARISSRIVNEVDGVNRVVYDITSKPPATIEWE; encoded by the coding sequence ATGAATTCCATCGCCATCCTCGACTTCGGCTCTCAATACTCGCAACTCATCGCCCGCCGGGTGCGCGAACAGCATGTCTACTGCGAGCTGCACCCCTGGAACACGCGCCCCGCTCGGGTTCTGGCAGCCAACCCCAAAGGGTTTATTCTCTCCGGCGGCCCCGCTTCGGTCTACGCCGCGCACGCGCCGCAAATTTCAGCTTATATTTTTGAATCCGGCTTACCCATTTTGGGGATTTGTTATGGAATGCAGGCCCTGACGCATGCCCTGGGCGGAAAGGTGGCACCTGCCCCCCAACAGGAGTACGGACTCGCTCATGTGAGGGTTCTGCACCCCAACAAATTACTACCCCCGGGCGAGGCGCGCGTGTGGATGTCCCACGGCGACCGCATCGACCAACTCCCGCAGGGTTTCGCAACCCTGGCCGAAAGCGACAACTCCCCCGTGGCCGCCATGGGCGACGCCGAACGCGGCTACTACGGCGTGCAGTTCCACCCCGAAGTGCATCACACCCCCGAAGGCCCGGAGCTGCTGCGCCGCTTCGTGACTGAAATTTGCGGAGCAGCGCCCGACTGGACACCCGACTCAATCATCGAAGACAGCATTCAGCGCATTCGGGCGCAGGTGGGCAAGAAACGCGTTCTCAGCGCCGTCAGCGGCGGCGTCGATTCGAGCGTGGCAACCGCATTGGCGCACCGCGCCATCGGCGACCAGCTCGACGCCGTCTTCGTCGATAACGGCCTGCTGCGCAAAGACGAAGCCGCGGGCGTGGTAACAACCTTCCGCGAAAATCTGGGCGTACGCCTGCATCCCATCAACGCCATCGAAGAATTTATGGAAGCGCTGCGCGGCATCACCGAGCCGGAGAAAAAACGGTGCATCATCGGCGAAAAATTTATCCGCATTTTTGAAGCGCAGGCGCAAAAACTCGGCGCGCCGCCTTTTCTGGTGCAGGGCACCATCTACCCCGATGTGGTCGAATCCAGCGCCCCCGACCGGGCACAAGGCCAGCGCATCAAATCACATCATAATGTGGGCGGACTACCCGAAGAGATGCAGTTTAAACTCGTCGAGCCGCTGCGCTATTTATTCAAAGATGAAGTGCGCGCCGTCGGGGAATCGTTGGGCCTGCCCGCCGAACTCGTCTGGCGGCAACCTTTCCCCGGGCCGGGGCTAGCCGTGCGCTGCCTGGGCGAAATCACCTGGGAGCGGCTGGAACGCCTGCGCGCCGCCGACGCCATCTTCACCGGAGAATTGGAGACCGCGGGGTTGCTTCGTATATCCCCCCCTCTCCTCGCGAAGCACCCCCGCAGGGGGCTGGGAGAGGGGCCGGGGGTGAGGGGCACCTCCCAAGCCTTCGCAGTGCTGCTCCCCGTACAAAGCGTGGGCGTGATGGGCGACCAACGCACCTATCAGGAGGCCGTTGCACTACGTGCTGTCACCACCGAAGATTTTATGACCGCCGACTGGGCGCAACTACCGCACGACCTGCTGGCACGCATCTCCAGCCGGATTGTTAACGAAGTAGACGGCGTGAACAGGGTCGTGTATGATATAACCAGCAAACCCCCGGCCACAATTGAATGGGAATAG